Proteins from a genomic interval of Schistocerca piceifrons isolate TAMUIC-IGC-003096 chromosome 3, iqSchPice1.1, whole genome shotgun sequence:
- the LOC124789021 gene encoding UDP-glycosyltransferase UGT5-like has translation MNYPRPLLPNIIELTGLHLEKQRKPLPLDIKNFLDGATDGVIYFSFGSNVKGSTLPEDKRRAFLEAFAQLPQRVLWKWEVDSLPGQPENVMIAKWLPQQDVLAHPNIRLFITQGGLQSMNEASYFAVPLLGIPFFADQHHNVAKMLQAGIGCRLLFRDVTTDTVLKAVHTVLGNESYKENMKRFSAVFREHQERSLDTAVWWIEYVIRHNGAPHLRSAALDLSWWQLLLLDVIAFVVAAASIAVYVLYKTTCYCRTSARGFLKQKTL, from the exons ATGAACTATCCGCGACCGCTGCTGCCTAATATCATTGAGCTGACGGGGCTGCATCTAGAGAAACAACGGAAGCCACTTCCTCTG gATATCAAGAACTTCCTTGACGGTGCAACAGATGGTGTAATTTACTTCAGCTTCGGCAGCAATGTGAAGGGCAGCACATTGCCAGAGGACAAAAGGCGAGCGTTCCTCGAAGCCTTCGCACAGCTGCCGCAGCGGGTACTTTGGAAGTGGGAGGTGGACAGCCTGCCTGGACAGCCGGAGAACGTCATGATAGCCAAGTGGCTGCCCCAGCAGGACGTCTTGG CACATCCAAACATTCGTCTCTTCATAACCCAAGGAGGACTCCAAAGCATGAATGAAGCAAGTTACTTCGCAGTGCCTCTGCTTGGCATTCCTTTCTTTGCTGATCAGCACCACAATGTGGCTAAGATGTTGCAAGCTGGTATAGGCTGCCGtctgctgttcagagatgtcactaccgATACTGTTCTGAAAGCCGTTCACACAGTTCTTGGCAATGAAAG CTACAAGGAGAACATGAAACGGTTCTCAGCGGTGTTCCGCGAGCACCAGGAGAGGTCCCTGGACACTGCCGTCTGGTGGATAGAATACGTGATACGTCACAATGGAGCTCCCCACTTGCGCAGCGCAGCCCTCGACCTGAGCTGGTGGCAGCTGCTGTTGCTCGACGTCATCGCATTCGTGGTTGCAGCGGCGTCCATTGCGGTTTACGTACTGTACAAGACAACTTGCTACTGCAGAACTTCAGCACGTGGTTTTCTCAAGCAGAAGACATTGTGA